In one window of Cytophagaceae bacterium ABcell3 DNA:
- the sufD gene encoding Fe-S cluster assembly protein SufD gives MDTTLNTVELQDILNGATQPVAQPSIPSNLLKKRENAFASFREIGLPKVKDEEFKYTNFGKVLKNNFSFQPSSKVAESEISDFFIKDTEAFRLVFINGRLSEELSDIAGSESALEVSDINTVPSEEIDKYYAQAGSDQADGFTLLNNALSENGVFIKVKRNKVVSRPVVLYYITDTKQGNAFVQPHNIIVGEENAEASFVQSFHSIGSDKSFNNIVTEAYLKESANIQLYTIQNDREESYQVNRCFAHQLGKSRFYASTITLNGSMIRNDLNILMKAEHSESELYGLYLLKDNAHADNHTLVDHAVPNCYSNELYKGILDNKSTGVFNGKIYVRLDAQKTNAFQSNKSILLSKDATMNTKPQLEIFADDVKCTHGATIGQLDEEPLFYLRSRGIKEETAKKLLVLAFAQDIVNNIRNVQLKHILTDLITKRIS, from the coding sequence ATGGACACAACATTGAACACTGTAGAATTACAAGATATATTAAATGGCGCAACACAACCAGTTGCGCAACCAAGCATTCCTTCTAATCTGTTAAAGAAAAGAGAAAACGCTTTTGCTTCTTTCAGAGAAATAGGATTGCCTAAGGTAAAAGACGAGGAATTTAAGTATACGAACTTCGGGAAGGTTTTAAAAAACAATTTTTCTTTTCAGCCTTCATCAAAAGTAGCCGAAAGCGAAATTTCCGATTTCTTCATAAAAGATACTGAAGCTTTTAGGTTAGTTTTTATCAATGGAAGGCTGTCTGAAGAACTTTCAGACATAGCTGGTTCAGAAAGCGCCCTTGAGGTTTCTGACATCAACACGGTGCCTTCTGAAGAAATTGACAAATATTACGCACAGGCCGGAAGCGATCAGGCTGATGGATTTACCTTGCTGAACAACGCCCTTTCGGAAAATGGCGTTTTTATCAAGGTCAAGAGAAATAAAGTAGTTTCTCGTCCTGTGGTTCTGTACTATATTACCGACACAAAGCAAGGAAATGCATTCGTTCAACCGCACAACATTATTGTTGGCGAAGAAAATGCAGAAGCAAGCTTTGTACAGTCTTTTCATTCCATAGGATCGGATAAAAGCTTCAATAATATTGTAACAGAGGCTTACCTAAAAGAAAGCGCAAACATTCAGTTATATACCATACAAAATGACCGTGAAGAGTCTTATCAGGTAAACAGATGTTTTGCGCATCAATTGGGAAAAAGTAGGTTTTATGCCAGCACCATTACCTTAAACGGATCAATGATAAGGAATGACCTGAACATTCTTATGAAAGCAGAGCATTCCGAATCTGAGCTATATGGACTGTATCTATTAAAAGATAATGCCCATGCAGACAACCATACACTGGTAGATCATGCCGTTCCAAATTGCTATAGCAATGAGCTTTATAAAGGTATTTTGGACAACAAATCTACAGGTGTATTTAATGGCAAAATCTATGTAAGGCTGGATGCTCAAAAAACTAATGCTTTTCAATCAAACAAAAGCATCTTATTGAGCAAAGATGCCACAATGAATACAAAACCTCAGTTGGAAATCTTTGCTGACGATGTTAAATGTACCCACGGAGCAACTATAGGTCAGCTAGATGAAGAGCCTTTATTCTACCTAAGATCTAGGGGGATAAAAGAAGAAACTGCTAAGAAGTTGCTTGTTTTGGCTTTCGCACAAGACATTGTCAATAATATCAGAAATGTGCAGTTAAAGCACATTCTGACAGATTTAATTACCAAAAGAATAAGTTAA
- the sufC gene encoding Fe-S cluster assembly ATPase SufC has protein sequence MLTIKDLKAKIEDKDILKGINLEVKPGEVHAIMGPNGSGKSTLASVLAGREDYEVTGGSVDFNGKDLLDLAPEERAGEGVFLAFQYPVEIPGVSTTNFLKSAVNEIREYRGEEALDAVGFLNMMKEKTKLVDIDPSLLKRSLNEGFSGGEKKRNEIFQMAMLEPKLAILDETDSGLDIDALRIVAGGVNKLKSKDNAVIVVTHYQRLLDYIIPDFVHVLYNGRIVKSGTKELALELEEKGYDWIKNEANTGTSVA, from the coding sequence ATGCTGACTATTAAAGACCTTAAAGCCAAAATTGAAGATAAAGATATACTGAAAGGTATCAACCTAGAAGTTAAACCCGGAGAAGTGCACGCTATCATGGGACCTAACGGATCAGGCAAGAGTACACTAGCTTCTGTTCTTGCAGGACGTGAAGACTATGAAGTGACCGGTGGATCTGTGGACTTTAACGGAAAAGACCTTTTAGACTTAGCTCCAGAAGAGAGAGCTGGCGAAGGCGTTTTTCTTGCATTCCAATACCCTGTAGAAATCCCAGGGGTAAGCACAACAAACTTTCTAAAAAGTGCTGTAAATGAAATAAGGGAATACCGTGGGGAAGAAGCCTTGGATGCTGTTGGCTTTCTTAACATGATGAAAGAAAAGACCAAACTTGTCGACATAGACCCTTCCCTACTTAAAAGGTCACTAAACGAAGGTTTTTCTGGTGGTGAGAAGAAAAGAAATGAGATCTTCCAAATGGCTATGCTTGAACCTAAGCTAGCTATACTTGACGAAACAGATTCCGGACTTGACATAGACGCATTGAGAATCGTTGCCGGTGGCGTAAACAAGCTTAAGTCCAAAGACAATGCTGTAATAGTAGTAACCCACTACCAAAGACTTCTTGACTATATTATTCCTGATTTTGTACATGTATTGTACAATGGAAGAATAGTAAAATCCGGCACCAAAGAACTTGCCCTCGAACTAGAGGAAAAAGGATATGACTGGATTAAAAATGAAGCTAATACGGGTACTTCTGTAGCATAA
- the sufB gene encoding Fe-S cluster assembly protein SufB gives MSEENKILEEITSSDYKYGFTTKIESENAPKGLNEEIVKFISAKKNEPEWMLEWRLKAYRHWLTMKEPKWPNVNYPKIDFQDIIYYSAPKQKPKLKSMDEVDPELRETFNKLGISLEEQMRLSGVAVDAVMDSVSVVTTYKEKLAEKGIIFCSISEALQEHPDLVKKYIGSVVPTTDNYYAALNSAVFSDGSFVYIPKGVRCPMELSTYFRINAANTGQFERTLIIAEDDSYVSYLEGCTAPMRDENQLHAAVVELVAFDNAEIKYSTVQNWYPGDKNGHGGIYNFVTKRGICAGVNSKISWTQVETGSAITWKYPSVVLKGDNSIGEFYSVAVTNNMQQADTGTKMIHIGKNTKSRIVSKGISAGKSHNSYRGLVEVMKRADNARNFSQCDSLLMGDRCGAHTFPYLEVKNNTAQIEHEASTSKIGEDQIFYCNQRGIKTETAVALIVNGYCKEVLQQLPMEFAVEAQKLLAISLEGSVG, from the coding sequence ATGAGCGAAGAAAATAAAATCCTTGAAGAAATAACCTCTTCAGATTATAAATATGGTTTCACAACCAAAATAGAAAGCGAGAACGCTCCAAAAGGTTTAAATGAAGAAATAGTTAAGTTTATTTCTGCTAAAAAAAACGAACCTGAATGGATGTTAGAGTGGCGATTGAAAGCCTACAGGCATTGGCTTACCATGAAGGAGCCAAAATGGCCGAATGTAAATTACCCTAAGATTGATTTTCAAGACATCATATATTATTCAGCGCCCAAGCAAAAGCCAAAGCTAAAAAGCATGGACGAGGTAGACCCTGAATTAAGGGAAACCTTCAACAAGTTGGGAATCTCGCTGGAGGAGCAAATGCGTCTTTCGGGTGTAGCGGTAGATGCAGTAATGGACAGTGTGTCTGTTGTTACTACCTATAAGGAAAAACTAGCTGAAAAAGGTATTATTTTCTGCTCAATTAGCGAAGCACTACAGGAACATCCTGATCTTGTAAAGAAATATATCGGCTCTGTTGTACCGACTACAGACAATTATTATGCGGCACTTAACTCCGCAGTATTTTCAGACGGCTCTTTTGTTTATATCCCTAAAGGGGTACGTTGCCCAATGGAACTATCAACGTATTTTAGGATAAATGCGGCAAACACTGGGCAGTTTGAAAGAACATTGATTATAGCTGAAGATGACAGCTATGTGAGCTACCTTGAAGGTTGTACCGCCCCTATGCGTGACGAAAATCAATTGCATGCAGCAGTGGTAGAGCTGGTAGCTTTTGACAATGCAGAAATCAAATACTCTACAGTACAAAACTGGTACCCTGGCGACAAAAATGGGCATGGTGGTATTTACAATTTTGTTACAAAAAGGGGTATTTGCGCAGGTGTAAATTCCAAAATTTCATGGACTCAGGTAGAAACGGGTTCAGCCATTACGTGGAAATACCCTAGTGTGGTGCTTAAAGGAGACAACTCTATAGGAGAGTTTTACTCTGTAGCCGTTACCAACAACATGCAACAGGCAGACACCGGTACTAAAATGATACACATTGGTAAAAACACAAAAAGCCGAATTGTGTCAAAAGGTATTTCTGCTGGAAAATCCCATAACAGCTACCGGGGTTTGGTAGAAGTAATGAAAAGGGCAGATAATGCCAGAAACTTCTCCCAATGTGACTCGCTACTTATGGGAGACAGGTGTGGTGCCCATACTTTCCCTTACCTAGAGGTTAAAAATAACACTGCCCAAATTGAACATGAAGCTTCTACCTCGAAAATAGGTGAAGACCAAATCTTCTACTGTAACCAAAGAGGCATTAAAACCGAAACAGCGGTTGCGCTCATTGTTAACGGATATTGTAAAGAAGTCCTGCAGCAGTTGCCAATGGAGTTTGCTGTAGAAGCTCAAAAACTTCTGGCCATTAGTTTGGAAGGAAGTGTAGGATAA
- a CDS encoding TolC family protein produces MIFNFREYRFIYITVVAVLLLAASGKAKAQGDTLTTLTFEQYFQLIIHHHPVARQAQLLSERAQQDLRIARGLLDPTINSYLSRKELDGKRYYNLWDNTLYIPTWFGADFHVGYERNLGDNVNQQVVTPSQGLGYAGITVPLGQGLIIDQRRSAIRQARLLPDLAEAEQVIQINRLLLDAAREYWNWAYFYNRFLLHDQGFELASFRANAIREQVIQGDLAAIDSVEANIEVQTRHQLRREAEVQFRNVTLSLSNFLWDEGEVPLELSENVIPDMQGSEFVTITPDSLEQLRMVASEAHPIIRTLDLRLQQLDVERQFRADRLKPRVNLTYQLLTRPQELTEQNFGNGFLTNNYRYGVSLFFPIFLRQERGQLQLTKIEQQQTTLSLQQNNREILNTIKIAYNDLQVYENLITTQQEMVNNMQRLRDGEQRRFEAGESSVFLINTREINLITAQVRLQELISNYAIARTTLAWAAGKIY; encoded by the coding sequence ATGATCTTTAACTTTAGAGAGTACCGTTTTATATATATAACTGTAGTTGCTGTGCTACTGCTCGCAGCCTCAGGCAAAGCAAAGGCGCAGGGTGATACTTTGACCACGTTGACATTTGAGCAGTATTTTCAACTGATCATACACCATCACCCTGTAGCCCGACAAGCACAGTTACTCTCTGAAAGGGCGCAGCAAGATTTACGTATTGCAAGAGGCTTGCTTGATCCTACCATAAACTCTTATTTATCACGAAAAGAACTAGACGGGAAACGGTACTATAACCTTTGGGACAATACATTGTATATTCCAACATGGTTTGGTGCCGATTTTCATGTCGGGTATGAAAGAAACCTTGGAGATAATGTAAACCAACAGGTAGTTACACCTTCGCAAGGTTTAGGATATGCCGGCATAACCGTACCACTTGGCCAAGGATTAATCATAGACCAGAGACGTTCTGCTATTCGTCAAGCGCGCTTGCTTCCCGATCTTGCAGAAGCGGAGCAGGTAATCCAAATAAACAGACTCTTATTAGATGCCGCAAGGGAGTATTGGAACTGGGCATACTTCTACAACCGCTTTTTGCTACACGACCAAGGATTCGAATTAGCGTCTTTTAGAGCTAATGCTATCAGAGAGCAGGTGATTCAAGGAGATTTGGCGGCTATCGACTCTGTCGAAGCCAACATTGAAGTGCAAACCAGACACCAGTTGCGCAGAGAGGCTGAAGTTCAGTTCAGAAATGTCACTTTGTCCCTATCAAATTTCCTATGGGATGAAGGAGAAGTACCTTTAGAGTTATCCGAAAATGTCATTCCAGACATGCAAGGGAGTGAGTTTGTGACAATTACCCCAGACTCACTGGAACAGCTAAGAATGGTGGCATCAGAAGCACACCCTATTATAAGAACACTAGACCTAAGGCTTCAACAACTAGACGTAGAGAGGCAATTCCGAGCAGACAGGCTAAAACCAAGGGTTAACCTAACCTACCAATTACTGACGAGGCCACAAGAGTTGACAGAGCAAAACTTCGGAAATGGCTTTTTAACCAACAACTACAGGTATGGTGTATCTTTATTTTTCCCTATATTCTTGCGTCAAGAAAGAGGCCAATTGCAGTTGACCAAAATTGAGCAACAGCAAACTACTTTGTCGTTACAACAAAATAACCGTGAAATATTAAATACCATCAAAATCGCTTATAACGACCTGCAGGTTTACGAAAACTTAATTACTACCCAGCAAGAGATGGTCAATAATATGCAACGATTAAGGGATGGCGAACAAAGAAGGTTTGAAGCGGGCGAAAGTTCTGTCTTTTTAATCAACACCCGAGAAATCAACTTAATTACCGCACAAGTTAGGCTTCAAGAACTTATATCCAACTACGCTATTGCAAGGACTACCCTCGCATGGGCAGCTGGTAAAATTTATTAG
- a CDS encoding HlyD family efflux transporter periplasmic adaptor subunit: MKNEVKDYNNAEKFNSVKILHNANFAKLLAKWSLMLLGLLTLFMFFPWTQNIRSNGVLTTLSLQERPQTIHSVIAGQIAHWHVNEGAEVKKGDTIVTISEIREKFFDPELLTRLDEQINAKEGSREATASKAQALRRQIQALKEGMDFSLNKAKNRVQQAELLVQTDSIDLEAVKIDYEIAQLQFERQEKLYKQGLKSLTEFEQRKLRFQESTAKLNAARNKFDVAKNNLMNANIELSSILAEYQDKIAKAESDLNSTEAYFHEAGGEIAKMRNEYSNMKIRSSFYHIVAPQDGYVVRGLRAGLGETVKEGDPVTTIMPSNAKLATELYVRPLDITLLKPGSKVRLQFDGWPALVFSGWPNVSFGTFGGKVAVIDNIDTNGKYRILVTPDPDEDPWPRQLRVGSGAYGWALLNDVPIWYELWRQLNGFPPDWTEGLEHFHEKKNNKYK, translated from the coding sequence ATGAAAAACGAAGTAAAAGATTATAACAACGCAGAAAAATTCAATAGTGTTAAAATTCTGCACAATGCCAATTTTGCAAAACTTTTGGCAAAATGGTCATTAATGCTTCTGGGACTACTGACATTGTTCATGTTTTTTCCATGGACTCAGAACATACGGTCCAATGGCGTTTTAACCACTTTAAGCTTACAAGAAAGACCGCAAACGATCCACAGTGTTATCGCTGGTCAGATTGCCCATTGGCATGTAAATGAAGGCGCCGAAGTGAAAAAAGGAGATACCATTGTAACTATATCAGAGATCAGAGAAAAGTTTTTCGATCCTGAGCTTTTGACCAGGCTTGACGAGCAGATTAATGCCAAAGAAGGATCTAGAGAAGCTACAGCCTCCAAAGCTCAAGCTTTGCGCAGGCAAATACAGGCTTTGAAAGAAGGAATGGACTTTAGCCTTAACAAAGCGAAAAACAGGGTTCAGCAGGCTGAACTACTAGTACAAACAGACAGTATCGACTTAGAGGCTGTAAAAATAGACTACGAAATAGCCCAACTACAGTTTGAGCGTCAAGAAAAATTATACAAGCAAGGGCTTAAATCCTTAACCGAGTTCGAGCAACGGAAACTCAGATTTCAAGAAAGTACTGCTAAGTTGAATGCAGCTAGAAACAAGTTTGATGTAGCTAAAAACAACTTAATGAATGCGAATATTGAGTTAAGCTCTATATTGGCTGAATATCAAGACAAAATAGCAAAAGCAGAATCTGACCTAAACTCGACAGAGGCCTACTTTCATGAAGCGGGGGGCGAAATTGCTAAAATGAGAAATGAATACTCCAATATGAAAATACGGAGTTCATTTTATCATATAGTAGCTCCCCAAGACGGGTATGTAGTGCGAGGGCTTCGGGCTGGTCTTGGAGAAACAGTCAAAGAAGGTGACCCGGTAACCACCATCATGCCATCCAATGCCAAATTGGCCACTGAGCTTTACGTAAGACCGTTGGACATTACACTTTTGAAGCCGGGAAGCAAAGTTCGTTTACAGTTTGATGGTTGGCCAGCACTGGTTTTCTCCGGTTGGCCCAATGTTAGCTTTGGTACTTTTGGTGGAAAGGTAGCCGTTATAGACAATATAGATACTAATGGCAAATACCGTATCTTGGTTACCCCAGACCCTGACGAAGACCCTTGGCCACGTCAGTTAAGAGTGGGGTCCGGTGCATATGGCTGGGCCTTGCTTAATGATGTGCCAATTTGGTACGAACTTTGGCGTCAGCTCAATGGCTTCCCACCTGACTGGACTGAAGGTCTAGAGCATTTCCATGAAAAGAAAAATAATAAATATAAATAA
- a CDS encoding ATP-binding cassette domain-containing protein — MNLKNIQYIHEFFLKFLEIDYNPLELAKTINLPKSAREGIDIHSYMGYLTETGGNIDLAYIKNEILLAKLEATILENHFPVLLFRKFSDRIEPVIVYNDQHNQVHQYVIKEGGEIEDTKLSSLHDLLDTIYTYEVKPGLTETIFLTVVKNESMYTPDSDDAKPQPMSPVKRLWLVLLSEKKSIYYLYVYAILAGLISLSLPLGIQAIIGFITSGQVSTSIVVLISFVSIGVLLNGGLQIMQLSLTEHIQQRLFLKTAFDFSYRLPKLKQEAMLKYNATELLNRFFDVVTVQKGVAKMLIDLTATAVTIVFGLTLLAFYHVSFIMIGVLLMVVLYFLIKSIAPKALKTSIYESKNKYKVANWLEEMARTSKTFKLAGYSNLPLEKTDYNVSNYLYYRKNHFKHLVSHYKSFVGFKTLFTAGLLIVGCILVVNEEINIGQFVASEIIIILIIYSIEKLISTMEVIYDVLASVGKLGDVTDVPIEKMKGIYVKDIVEENEGLKVNFRNVSYRYPETSTKAISNINLTVNPSEHICLAGFGGAGRSTLVNVMLGFYGSFQGTIEYNRVSLRDLNKNSLLNQIGDNIHYENIFESTIEENITMGRKDIPIKDLFWAIEHAGLAEYINDLPDGLKTQIIFGHRHLPTTIAKKIILARSIVKRPKLLIIDEMMLNMDIKEKIRILKFLFDPSHHWTIIILSNDPGIMKMCDKVTVMKQGQIVQEGHYEVIKNDENIVELTTSLLTAEQ; from the coding sequence ATGAACCTAAAGAACATACAATATATACATGAATTTTTCCTGAAATTTCTGGAGATAGACTATAACCCTCTGGAGTTAGCTAAAACTATTAACTTACCCAAGAGCGCAAGAGAGGGCATCGATATCCATTCCTATATGGGCTACCTTACCGAAACAGGTGGCAACATAGATCTAGCCTATATAAAGAATGAAATATTACTTGCCAAACTGGAGGCTACTATTCTAGAAAACCATTTTCCGGTTCTTTTGTTTAGAAAATTTTCAGATCGAATAGAACCAGTAATTGTTTACAATGACCAACATAACCAAGTACACCAATATGTAATTAAAGAGGGCGGAGAAATAGAGGACACCAAATTATCTAGCCTCCACGACCTTCTTGATACTATATATACGTATGAAGTCAAGCCAGGGTTGACAGAAACTATATTTTTGACTGTAGTCAAAAACGAAAGCATGTACACCCCCGATTCGGACGATGCGAAACCTCAGCCAATGTCCCCAGTCAAAAGGCTCTGGTTAGTGCTTTTGTCCGAAAAGAAAAGCATTTATTACTTATATGTCTATGCCATATTGGCAGGTCTCATAAGCCTATCGCTACCGTTGGGTATCCAGGCCATTATTGGTTTCATTACCAGCGGACAGGTTTCCACCTCTATAGTTGTATTGATATCTTTTGTAAGTATAGGGGTGCTTTTGAATGGAGGACTCCAGATTATGCAACTGTCCCTTACAGAGCATATCCAACAAAGACTGTTTCTTAAAACTGCTTTTGATTTCTCATACAGGCTTCCAAAACTAAAACAAGAAGCCATGTTGAAATATAATGCAACAGAACTTTTAAACAGGTTTTTTGATGTGGTAACTGTACAGAAAGGTGTGGCCAAAATGCTAATAGACCTTACGGCAACAGCCGTCACTATTGTCTTTGGCCTAACACTGTTGGCCTTTTATCATGTTTCGTTTATAATGATTGGTGTGCTCCTCATGGTTGTTTTGTACTTCCTTATTAAGTCCATTGCACCTAAAGCCTTAAAAACGAGTATATACGAATCAAAGAATAAATATAAGGTAGCCAATTGGCTGGAAGAAATGGCAAGGACATCCAAGACATTTAAACTGGCTGGGTACTCAAACCTCCCATTAGAAAAAACTGATTATAATGTAAGCAACTACCTTTATTATAGGAAAAACCACTTTAAGCACCTGGTCAGCCACTATAAAAGTTTTGTGGGTTTTAAAACGCTCTTTACTGCTGGGCTTTTAATTGTTGGTTGTATCCTCGTAGTTAATGAAGAGATAAATATTGGACAATTTGTCGCAAGTGAGATCATCATTATTTTGATCATATACTCTATTGAAAAGCTTATCTCCACCATGGAGGTCATTTATGATGTACTGGCCAGTGTCGGCAAACTGGGAGACGTTACTGATGTGCCTATTGAGAAAATGAAAGGCATTTATGTAAAAGATATTGTCGAAGAAAATGAGGGGCTTAAAGTAAACTTTAGAAATGTAAGTTACCGGTATCCTGAAACAAGTACTAAGGCAATAAGCAACATCAATTTGACAGTAAACCCTTCTGAACATATATGTTTAGCAGGTTTCGGAGGGGCAGGTCGCTCAACATTGGTCAATGTGATGCTAGGCTTTTATGGCTCGTTTCAAGGCACCATAGAATATAACAGAGTGTCTCTCCGCGACTTAAACAAAAACAGTCTTTTAAACCAGATTGGGGACAATATCCACTATGAGAATATTTTTGAAAGTACCATAGAGGAAAATATCACCATGGGCCGCAAAGATATACCTATAAAAGACCTGTTTTGGGCTATTGAACATGCTGGGCTTGCAGAGTATATAAACGACTTGCCTGATGGGCTGAAAACACAAATCATATTTGGTCACAGACACTTACCGACAACAATAGCCAAAAAAATCATCTTAGCCAGAAGTATTGTCAAAAGACCTAAGCTCTTGATAATTGATGAAATGATGTTGAACATGGACATCAAAGAGAAAATAAGGATTCTTAAATTCCTCTTTGACCCATCGCATCACTGGACAATCATCATTCTTTCAAACGACCCTGGCATAATGAAAATGTGTGATAAGGTAACTGTAATGAAACAAGGACAAATTGTCCAGGAAGGACACTATGAAGTGATCAAGAACGATGAAAATATAGTAGAACTAACAACAAGCCTGTTAACTGCTGAGCAATGA
- a CDS encoding TetR/AcrR family transcriptional regulator: protein MTAVLKIHLNDKLYLKDPDDTELGRKIVQKSIEIIEKLGFEQFTFKKLALAINSTEASIYRYFENKHKLLIYIISWYWAWLLYRIEYETHNIQDEHEQLKRILRVISESSRPEMTLVYIDPSLLHRIVVAEAAKVYLTKNVDEDNKIGLFKEYKALCYKIASTILKIKPTYKYAHSLASTIIESAHQQLFFARHFKTITELNNGNNLYRNVAEFIEHLTFSALNDQKH, encoded by the coding sequence ATGACCGCTGTACTTAAGATACACCTCAATGACAAGCTTTACCTTAAAGATCCAGACGACACAGAGTTGGGCAGAAAAATCGTACAAAAGAGTATAGAAATAATAGAAAAGCTAGGTTTTGAGCAATTTACCTTTAAAAAATTAGCATTGGCGATCAACTCAACGGAAGCATCTATTTACAGATATTTCGAAAACAAGCACAAACTATTAATATATATTATCTCTTGGTATTGGGCATGGCTTCTATACAGGATCGAGTATGAAACACATAACATCCAGGACGAGCATGAGCAGTTAAAAAGAATTCTGAGGGTTATTTCTGAATCTTCCAGGCCTGAAATGACTTTAGTATACATTGACCCTAGCCTTCTTCACAGAATAGTTGTAGCAGAAGCGGCTAAAGTGTATCTTACAAAAAATGTGGATGAGGACAATAAGATAGGATTATTTAAAGAATATAAAGCACTATGCTATAAAATAGCCAGCACTATATTAAAAATAAAACCAACATATAAATATGCACATTCTCTCGCAAGCACCATTATTGAATCTGCCCACCAGCAACTGTTTTTTGCACGGCACTTTAAGACCATTACCGAACTAAACAACGGCAATAACCTTTATAGAAATGTTGCAGAATTTATAGAGCATTTAACTTTTTCAGCCCTCAACGACCAAAAACATTAA
- a CDS encoding Lrp/AsnC ligand binding domain-containing protein, translating into MQKNLEIDNTDLKILSILMEDASIPYTEIAKKVFVSGGTVHVRMRKLEQMGIVKGTQLKIDPTALGYDITAFLGIYLEQSSWYDQALEGLKNIPEVVNVHYTTGNYSMFVKLICRDTNHLREILHDKIQKVPGIQRTETIISLEESINRNIHIVEKK; encoded by the coding sequence ATGCAAAAAAATTTAGAAATTGATAATACCGATTTAAAGATACTTTCTATACTGATGGAGGACGCCAGTATTCCATATACAGAAATAGCCAAAAAGGTATTTGTATCTGGGGGGACTGTCCACGTGCGGATGCGAAAACTAGAGCAAATGGGTATAGTAAAAGGTACACAGTTAAAAATAGACCCAACTGCACTAGGTTATGATATTACCGCTTTTCTAGGCATATACTTAGAACAAAGTTCATGGTATGACCAAGCCCTAGAAGGGCTAAAAAATATACCAGAGGTTGTCAATGTCCATTATACAACAGGAAACTATAGTATGTTTGTCAAACTAATATGTAGAGACACCAATCACTTAAGGGAGATTTTGCATGACAAGATCCAAAAAGTACCAGGCATCCAAAGAACAGAAACTATTATATCTTTAGAAGAATCAATCAACAGGAACATTCATATTGTTGAAAAAAAATAA
- a CDS encoding porin family protein: MKKLLVLTCLLFAVHTIIAQEDDPRTQYDNYVGIRAGVNYTGLTESPFGFGQSGQITPNIGIYSESRFFNSIYLVWEANYSGKGGDFEDEISEGELNLSYLDMPLMLAWYPTQTLGLQFGVLPSFFLAGNYSRPEGFEGGDATDLLFHRMTVGLVLGVNLRVTDAINVDFKYNPLNSLLFDLHTQPQLRPNTATLRIGYSFIREN; encoded by the coding sequence ATGAAAAAACTTTTAGTTTTAACCTGTTTGCTTTTTGCAGTTCACACCATAATCGCTCAAGAAGATGACCCTCGGACTCAGTATGATAATTATGTAGGAATCAGAGCTGGTGTCAATTACACAGGCCTAACAGAAAGCCCCTTTGGTTTTGGGCAAAGTGGTCAAATTACCCCAAATATAGGTATTTATTCTGAATCTAGATTCTTTAACAGCATCTATTTAGTATGGGAGGCTAATTACTCTGGCAAAGGCGGCGATTTCGAGGATGAAATTTCTGAAGGCGAGTTAAACCTATCTTACTTAGACATGCCTTTAATGCTGGCATGGTATCCAACCCAAACCTTAGGCCTTCAATTTGGGGTTCTGCCTTCTTTTTTCCTTGCAGGTAATTATTCAAGACCCGAAGGTTTTGAAGGTGGCGATGCGACAGACCTACTTTTCCACAGAATGACCGTAGGCCTTGTGCTCGGGGTGAACTTAAGAGTCACAGACGCTATAAACGTCGACTTTAAATACAACCCGCTCAATTCTCTACTTTTCGATTTGCACACCCAGCCACAGCTAAGGCCTAATACCGCTACCTTACGCATAGGCTACTCATTTATAAGAGAAAACTAA